The DNA window ACTGACAGCGCTAGGATGAAAAAGAGCTATTGTTTTGCATTTGTGCCactaaagaaatgaaaaatttgtcttttttgttctcATTCAGAGGAAAACAGAGAAGACAGGGATGCACCCATGCCTCAACCTTTATTGATTATTCGGCAAATAACATGTTGTTGAAAGGCTTCAGTGGTATCAGTGCATCTCAAATAAGCTCTTTAACCTATATACTACATCCATTTACAACAAACCCAAATCCATTCCAAATTGAgcagatgtatatatatatatatatatatatatatatatatatatatatatatatatatagtgcaTACAGACACAGTTGATGATGGTCTAAAAGTGAGCGTCTCATAAGTACAACAAAAATGGTGCTACAAGTGAAATCTGACTGTGAATGCAAAACATAAATAATCCTGTTGTGTAAGTgttcctgtgtctgtgtgtgttcagtagtcCTGGTCCAGGTTAAACACGATTGAGTTGTTTTGAGCCCCAGCACTCCTCAGCACCTCTCTTCTCCCTTTCTCCttcaaaaaaacagagacaaaagagaagagagtCATCCTGAGAGAGGGTGTCAATTTAAATGTCAACTTTCAATTGATGTTATACTTTCCTCCAATTATTATATTTGCCAAATTTGgagctctgtgtttttctcattgTTGAACACGTTTTTGTAACATTCATCGAATGATAAGTGGTATGCTGGAATAAGTTTGAACTCttcatgtgtatgaatgtagaTACAGGACTGTGAGTGGATGGTATGCTGGGTGATACAGGTGTGACCATGTTTTTCTCACCTGCTGGTACTGTCTGATAGCCTCCTTCTCCTGCTGAATCCGTCTTAGTTCAAGTGCATCAGGTCTGTATCCTCCTGGGATGGTGTAGCTCTCGGGGCGGTTTGTGCTGCAGATCTCACAGCCCGGCCGTGTTGGTTTGTTAATGTAAGTGCAAGAAGGGCAGGACCAACCCTAAGGAACAGAGAAGGgactttattctttgttttccaaTCTCTAGTTCAACTTTGTAATGTCTTGACATGTAAGAAACTGCAAAACATGCCACTTTTATGTTGCCTATCCTATGTCATATTTATCCAAACATTTATCAATTGAACTGTGAATGCAAAAAACACCACTCCAATCAACCCATGGTAACTGCTGTCTATTACCTGAGAGGATGCTGGGTTTGGGCTCAGTGCTTCATTGAGTTGAGGCATCTCTAGGTGGATGAGATCTCTGATCTCActgacatttcctctctctgaaCCACCTGACCAATTAAAGGACAAATAAAACGATGAGAATCCAGTAACATCTGCAAGTATGTATGCAAATtaaaactaataataataataataaagatttgAATAACAATAGTGTGAATGCTGTTTACAGCATTCACACTATTGTTATTTATAATAACTTTTGATATACACAGCCATCCCCTCAATACAGAATATTCTACTGTCAAATTTACCGAGCTACTTTTTTAGTACATTAGAATTAGATGTATAACAAATACCAAGGCACTGTCAAAAGTAGAACATTATGTTGTACACCATTACAGCATTTGAAAGGAGTTTTAAACACGAGACTATTTGATTGCaaagcacatttacatttttactgacTGGCAATAATctggtgtaccccgcctctggCCATATGTCGGCTGAGATCAGGGATGCTGAGAGAACGGGACGAGCAGTGCAGATAACGGATGGGTGGATATTTAAATTTGTATAATCTTGAGTGGCCAGTCTTAACACATAAGGAGGGCTGGTGAGATGTCTAGCAGTGGCCAGTTATCTCTTTGCATTCcatttttggatttgttttaccATCTGAGTTTTCTGACTCGGTATACTGTAGATCaccacttttattttgttttatattgcTGCATTAATAGGTGAAAAAAAGGTTCTTCTTCATCTACCTTCTTCTTCTCGCTGCACAATTAAAATACACTGAATTAAGAAACTACAGTCATGATGAATATGGCTACAATAAGGTCAGTGCACATCTGCTGTTAAGAGATGTTATAATGTATAGAAGGTTTTTTGTGAATTCAAATAGATTAACCACTAaggttacatttttatgaacaGAATTTTCTGTTcataaaagtttgatttgagAATGATCTGTAAGAAATTACTAGACATTAAATGACactttcctctttattttttttttgtaatttctctTTGGCCAATTTCTATAATCTATTTCAACATAAGCCATCAAAGTCTGAGTCTTCTCCCTCATCTGATCTAGCAAGAATCACAAAATTCTTAACAGGCCGTAAAGGACATTCAATAAACATGTGTTGGGCACCAGCTGTATTGATCCACCATCCATGTGTTACTGCCTAAGGCACCTAATAAACAGGTATAACCTCTTATGTGCTTCTTAAAAAAGCTAAAATGAATTTGATCCGACATCTGTGATCAACCCATATGTAACAACCCCCACTCACCAGTATTGCTGCTGGTTTGGAGTCTAGGAGGCAGGGTGTTGTAAGGCCTCCTGTCCAGAGATGAGGGGCCATTTGCAGAGGTAGAAGGGAGAGGAGGACtggggagagacagagatgaaggGCCAAGGAGGAGAGCGCTCTCCTGGTCCTGCTGCAGGGATTGGAGCGTCAAGCGAGCGTGACGGGCAGACAGGAGGTACAGGAAGGCTGTGTGACCGTCCTGATGGACCCCATAAGAAGCGAGGGAGCGCTGGTCAATGCACAAACACTGACCAATCACCCATCGCTGGACTCGTGGGTGAAAGCCATACTCGAGAAACATCTGAGGTGGGATGGCACGACAGACGGATAGAAGAAAGTGAAAGACAGTGagattaaacatttaacatttggtAGAGATTTTATCAGTGTGTTGTAATGTTTGGCTTTATAGATAAAAcctgagaagaagaagtagaaaaagaggatgaaaaaaacaGTCTAACCTGCTGTTTCAATGCTGCAGCAGTCATGTGTGGGGATACTTTCAAAGTAACgcaacaggaagaagaagaatcctCAACCACAACAGTCAAGCTGTTCaatgaaatcaaacacaaataGAGAAGTGTTATTATGTACTGAACATCACATCAAAATATAATGATGATAGCCTTACTTGACTTCAGTGTCTTCATAATCTCTGGTCGATGGCTGTATCTTGAGCGCTGCATTTTGTCGGGCGAGTGTTGCAGCTATGACAGAAGCAGACTGCATGTCTCCTGCCTCTATGGCTCGGGACAACTCTATACATGTGTCCTCTGCAGatggaaaaacacagacaaacacacacacacacacacacacacacacacccacacacacacatgcatgcacaaggAAACACAGACAAGCCCACTCAGGTGAACATATGGGCAAGTGTGTGCAGAGGATGTTGCCATTCCTCCCAGCCACTAGCGGGCTAACaatgaatcaatgaatgaataaaatgaGTGAAGGAATGACAATTAGTTTAATATCTTATTGAAAAGAAGAAacgtttcattttttatttgccaGAAGGTGCTCAGtgtacacacctgtctgttgCAAAACAAAGGTTTTCTGGTGATTAGGACCATCAGGCTGGCTCTGTGGTCCATTATCTGGAGGGATGACTGGttggaaaacagaaaataagcaataaggtaaatcaaaacaaacacagaaaaaacccACATAGAaatacaagagaacaacaagaacaTTCAACATTTGGCAAAAGACCTCTATTATAGTCTAGATTTACTCTGTCTGTAGCTGTAACTGTTCATCCCAATTAGATGTTTTTTGCCATTCTGTTAATAGacagatagttttttttttttttttaagcaaacagCTATACATAAGATAACTAGGTGAATATTTCCCTCTAATCTCCTTTATTTGTGTCATTTGAGAAGCACATTGCAACACACGTTTGCTCTCATTTAAATTGAGATCAGTCAAAAGGAAAGGATATTGTCCAGTGCAGCAAAGATCATGTTTATTGTTCCTTCCAACACTACTAGCTTATATGTATGTTTGGTGGTATGCCAGGAAAACCACAACGGAAATCAAGAAATCAGCCTCTTGTATAGAAAAGGAGGTCAAAGCGTGCCACTCCATGAACCACATCTACGCCCCCCTGAAGTGTCCCGTGTTGTTACCTTGCAAGCTTTTACTGGCAATTTAAAGAGACATGAACACccaaaatacaaacaatgaGTACAAACATTGGGTTAAAATTGGCATGATATGTAATACAGCATTCACCAAATAATTACACTTCCATCTGGAGTCAAAATAGGAGGCTTGGCCACAGTGATGGCAACTGGCGTCAGTAATGTAACAATCTAAGAGCGTGGCAATGAAAAGCTCTTTTGTTCAAAGATCAAGCTAAATCGACATTTGATCTAactgttgatttaaaaagaatCACATAACTCATTTTTACAAAGCATGACCCTCATATTAGACTGTGGTTGCCATCTTAAAGAAGAACAACTGACCTTTGTGCGCCTCTCTCAGTGAAGACATCACCACTGTGGCCCACTCCTGGGCCTCCTGCTCGCAGCGGAAGTTGAAGCTGATGCGTTCATGTGGAGGCGCCACCAAACTCAACTCGTGGCACTTTGGTGACTTCACTTCGTAGTTTACTGAGCCCAAATCAAACTCAGCTATGGTCTGGAAGAAGAGGGAGATACATGCACTTGAGGAATGTAACTGTTATAACATTGTtactgttttaatatttaaaggcTCTGTACATGGCTTAATCCAGTGCCAGCTGATATTAGTCTGGACAGGGTTCTGCAACACTGCTGAACTCTTGTCCACAAATCAGTCATTTCTAAAACTAAGGATGGTCAGTCTAACTCTTAGGACTACCCAGTCCCACATGACTGTAAACAAGTTTCAATATACAGTCATTTCAACTGCAGGGAAAGGATCTAAATAGTTACATAATAGTATACAACTGCCTCATCGCTCTGGACCCTCATAAAGTCCAAAGTCTTCAGGgccccttttttaaaatgtgttgattaTATAACAATTTAATTGATTATATATAGCCTACAAACTTGATAAGGTGTGTATAGTAGAGGGGAATTTAAAAACTATTCCTCTGTTATCCTGAGTGAGGACTATTTTAGATGTtgcaaatttgaaaaaaaaaaaaaaaaaatgaccacaaTAACTGACAGACACCAGACTTGAGCCAGGTCAGATTAAAGCATGTAGGTGAAActataatattatattgtgcTCTGTAATAGGCAACAGAACAAGGTACAGAAAGTGAGACAGGGTCTCACAGTTAATATTTTTGCCCTGAGGTCTTCTGTTGGCAGATTTAATTTTTAGAGCAGCAACATAAAAGTGGAAACCCCTTCCTGATGtgcatccattaaaaaaaaaaaagtatttccacAATAGCCAACATAAAAGTGTTTCATGCAACTGGCATTCCCCCCCACTGTAAACTCACACCACAACAAGCCCCACATGTCTTACTGCCCCTGAACTCACCACAGTCCGGCCAGTCCCGCTGCTGTCTTGGAGCAGCAGCCGGAATTCCCCGGATTTCCCCTGGTCCATGCTGAGCTGCAGGCGGAGTGACTCATCTGCTGCTCCCGGAAGACACAGCGGCCGAATCCCAGAATGGCACACCGACACCCGAACCGACATAAGGACGGTCTGGCAGCCAGTGTGGGACTGCGAGGCCCCATAATGGCTGGGGAGGGAAGCGGACTGGTCAGCTGTGAAGCCAGGGGTGTGAGTCCAACCACCCGAACTCAACGACATCCTGCCAATACACTCATGTAGAaagacatacaaaaacacacagggtccgtgttttttttaaactactgtCCCACGTTGTCTCCTGTCCTCTAACGACATGTCAAACATTAGCCTACTCTTCTTCTGTTTAACTACCCCAATGACAACAGGAAGTAAGTGCGTAACATAAGAATCGGACGACTGCTGACTTCCATTAAGTGTAGCCCAATAATCTAAAGATTTAACTTCTCTCTTCTTCCGTTTTCACTATGGCGTTGTTCCCAGCAGATTTAGTGTCCCCTTTCGGCTTCGAAGCAATGACACACGTCTTTGGTATATCCCAAACCCTAACAGCATCAAAGTTGTTGACGATACTTTGACACTACTGAGTATGTTGTTGATGCGTACGCTTCCACTTGGGTTTGCGCATGCGCTGACTGTGGGCCTATGGTGACGTAAGCTGTTCCAATATTGATGAtggttgtttctttatttagcaGAAAGCAAATGAGCTACTCTAGCTTCATTGTTACCTAACCTcttcttaatttttttctttttaatttttattcttgtttttttaatttatatactgtgtttcctgttgagtttttttaaagtctatagTTCCAATGCACCGAAGCCTTTCGGTTTTATATACACTGACTAGCCTATGTGTGTTTACAAATTTGTGCCACGGGGGGGCAGCAAAAAGTGTCGTATTCGCTGGGTCCCATCTTAACCTGCATCAAAGATGATGCTCCATTAACTTTAACACTAATTATAACCTAATAAAGAATACATCACACTGAGAATTGCCATACTAAATTTTACTACATATTAGTACGTTTAGATTTACACCACCTTcacatcaaaaacattttgacaataGAGTTTTTATTTCAGGTAAAGTCTCAGTGCAACAATTCCAATTGTTACAGAGCCTTTTTACTTAGTGATATagctacttttttaaagtaaaggaATTGTCTTTCATCTTGTAAAAAACggtataaaaaaaatgctcttgAAACCATTGTAAATGTATGTCAAATAATGATGGTGACTTGATTGTAATTGATTGTTGAAGTCAAATTGTCCCCTATGTAATTATATCTTACAATTGCACATAACAGGGATTGATTGAATGTACAAGTTTTCTACCTGCTGTAATCTGATGGCTGCAGAGGCTGCACAGCTAGTATAAGGTAGACCATGCCACTAGAGTTGTGTTACCAACTCGACCCaggtgggacttgaacccacaaTCCCCAGCTCCGGAGGCTGATGCCTTATCCATTAGGCCACTGGGCCACAGATAAAGTCCATCAACATTACTTTATCACTGGTTAAATTGCTGCTTTCGGCTATGTCTTGTTGGGAGTTGAGCTTGTCCTGACTTACTTTATACACTATATGAACAGGTTTATATTCTCtgcaaatgaaaatattaaaaaaggatTGTCTCAACTattgaagaagcagaggattttctggcacaacttcaccaactaccaatgTGCATGAAGattgaaaggcttgaagaggtcaaaaagctccagcaacacttgtagtacaATTTGTTTGATTGGTTGTCTTTACCTTTTTGAATTTATGTACCTTTCTTTCAATTTCGTACCTACCCTATAAATGACGGTTGCGatctgtttcttgatgaccccgatgaaggccacaagccgaaacgcgtcagcgtaatttgttaataaagttgatcttcgtactgcaagtgttgctggagctctTTGACCTCTTCTTGTTTCAACTATTTGACAGACTTTATTGTCTTGTGGCCATTAAATTTTGTTTTGTAACAAAATCACATTAGAgggtacagaaaaaaacacaccctgCTCACCATTGACTTTCCATTCAAGTCCTTTCTAAGAAAGAGAGCTGACCAACAATGATCAGTGAATGCTGTGACCCACACACTCTGTGTGTCACAAATTACGGGGCcattaacaaaataaactgtagCACACAAGGGGGGTTATTTATCCATAGAGCCTAGCCTGTTCAAGCTGTTAATCATTGAGCAAGCAGGGTTTCCTCAGTCAATACCCCATTCCCCGGAGCCCTCATGAACCACAAAACCTTACATATATTAGTAATACTCTAGCCTGCATAACCATGGGAGATGTTTTTCTGAATGAAATACCTTTATTCAGCCACTTTTCTTGCTTGTATACTATcactaagataagataagatattcctttattcatcccacaacgGAGAAATTTACATTATCCCTCAGAAATCACATTCACCAGGTTATTAGACAGGAAGTGGAGGCCAATCACGTCATGCTGTGACTTGACCGCTGGTCTCTTTGAGCCTCCATTCACAGAAACAGATGACGACATAGGCAGGATGAAGCCATTCAATCAGGAGTTGATGAGAACATGATGTTATAGTGGAAGAGGAGAGACCAGCCATGAGTCAGAGACACTATTGTAAATACAAAAGAACTCGTCGTTGGGGTTCCGACCAAGGCAGAATACTTTTAATGAAATATGGAGATTTAGTTACAGCTGTGATAATTCATACTCATACTCGGACCCTGGCATATAGTGTTGAGTTGGGGTGTGCATTTAGTTCTCTTTAAATCTATTGGTAAGAAGTATCAACATGACCAAACATGGGaatcaaagaagaaataaattaCACAACTTTTAGCAATGAAGGGATTTTACCATATATGAATTACACCTAAAGCCAAGGATTCTCCCATTTTTTGGTGTGATTACACATCCTCAGGTAGTTATTATCCTCTGATTCCAGCTATGTATTCTCCCACAGGCAGGGCTTGTGTCTGCAACATCAGGTCTTATAAGTTATTAACAAATGATGGTTTCTTTCCTTCTCCTGAACCAAACTACAGCTTTAGGGTGGAATTGCGTATTCATGCATGAACAAATGCATTGACACACATACTTATACGTAACTATCATATTTTAATTGTATAGGGTAAGAGTGTAATTTGATATACTTTCAAGGATTCATCACCCAATAATGCAATTTCAAGAGAATCTGATATCAGAAATTTCGGTCGTGTTTTGAGATCTACAATTTCTAATCATATCTTCTTCTGTTATATCTAAGAAGATATGAGCACACACTTGGTCAAACGC is part of the Labrus mixtus chromosome 19, fLabMix1.1, whole genome shotgun sequence genome and encodes:
- the shrprbck1r gene encoding ranBP-type and C3HC4-type zinc finger-containing protein 1 → MSLSSGGWTHTPGFTADQSASLPSHYGASQSHTGCQTVLMSVRVSVCHSGIRPLCLPGAADESLRLQLSMDQGKSGEFRLLLQDSSGTGRTVTIAEFDLGSVNYEVKSPKCHELSLVAPPHERISFNFRCEQEAQEWATVVMSSLREAHKVIPPDNGPQSQPDGPNHQKTFVLQQTEDTCIELSRAIEAGDMQSASVIAATLARQNAALKIQPSTRDYEDTEVNLTVVVEDSSSSCCVTLKVSPHMTAAALKQQMFLEYGFHPRVQRWVIGQCLCIDQRSLASYGVHQDGHTAFLYLLSARHARLTLQSLQQDQESALLLGPSSLSLPSPPLPSTSANGPSSLDRRPYNTLPPRLQTSSNTGGSERGNVSEIRDLIHLEMPQLNEALSPNPASSQGWSCPSCTYINKPTRPGCEICSTNRPESYTIPGGYRPDALELRRIQQEKEAIRQYQQAREAERRENFARLVMMDSQDLLPNPEPVDCRICYVDLQPGEGVLLRECLHCFCRECLRSVIMLSEEPEVSCPYRDDTYSCTSSLQEREIRALVPAEEYERWLQRGLSVAESRCEGSYHCATPDCLGWCVYEDSVNVFHCPVCRKHNCLICKAIHEGMNCKQYQDDLAARAINDSAARRTTHLLKTLVQSGEAMHCPQCGIIVQKRDGCDWLRCTVCHTEICWVTRGPRWGPRGPGDTSGGCRCNVDNQKCHPKCQNCH